Proteins co-encoded in one Marinomonas sp. IMCC 4694 genomic window:
- a CDS encoding phosphoribosylanthranilate isomerase yields the protein MSCKVKVCGITNIDDALMACRHGADALGFVFYEKSPRYVSPETANAIVAKLPPFVTPVALFVDASEDCIFSVISGSARWMIQFHGEESEGQCIVFNRPYMKALRVQKGDDIVALVDQYPSACAILLDAYKAGVPGGTGDVFDWSLVPNELSKLIVLAGGLTASNVKQAIHQVAPYAVDVSGGVELSKGVKCEQKIRDFIKGAKCESR from the coding sequence ATGAGTTGCAAAGTTAAAGTATGTGGCATTACCAATATTGATGACGCATTAATGGCTTGTCGCCATGGTGCGGATGCGTTGGGTTTTGTTTTTTATGAAAAAAGCCCAAGATATGTTTCTCCAGAGACAGCGAATGCCATTGTTGCAAAGTTGCCTCCTTTTGTGACGCCGGTTGCTTTGTTTGTGGACGCTTCTGAGGACTGCATTTTTTCGGTAATAAGTGGAAGTGCTCGTTGGATGATTCAGTTTCATGGCGAGGAGTCAGAGGGGCAATGCATTGTTTTTAATCGACCTTACATGAAGGCGTTAAGAGTTCAGAAAGGTGACGATATAGTGGCGTTGGTTGATCAATATCCCAGTGCATGCGCAATATTGTTAGATGCTTATAAAGCGGGTGTTCCTGGCGGTACGGGTGACGTTTTTGATTGGTCATTGGTTCCGAACGAATTATCCAAGCTCATTGTTTTGGCAGGGGGGTTGACGGCGAGTAATGTTAAGCAAGCCATTCACCAAGTTGCCCCTTATGCGGTCGATGTCAGTGGGGGGGTTGAACTGTCCAAGGGCGTCAAGTGTGAGCAAAAAATACGAGATTTTATAAAGGGGGCAAAGTGTGAGTCGCGGTGA
- a CDS encoding ketopantoate reductase family protein has translation MKNTPWLIIGAGAIGLFWACKLEKLGNKVHLVYRSENPGNKLTLESLTDDEGQQQIRVSKHKVKSLTANNINQQYDKVLLCTKSFDLKHAFEQVANHITTEANIACLCNGIGAQAELQSVLLDTQTLWAGTTSEGVIKIEANHIKHTGLGDTYFGPWRSTDTPLSFPIEDMTVSNIHQRMIEKLAVNAVINPITAIFNIHNGDILNDEFKPLVQATLSELASVFTHPKFSLSQQSQHLSVDNLKNRVHTIAQLTRLNRSSMHEDIRLHRQTENSFISGFLLDNSPIDLPIQRLLYEGIAFAEQREEIKKKLLSVT, from the coding sequence ATGAAGAACACGCCTTGGTTAATTATCGGCGCTGGCGCTATCGGTCTTTTTTGGGCCTGTAAGCTTGAAAAGCTCGGAAATAAAGTCCACCTAGTGTATCGATCTGAAAATCCAGGCAACAAACTCACACTAGAATCACTCACCGACGACGAGGGCCAACAGCAAATCCGTGTCTCAAAGCACAAAGTTAAAAGCCTTACGGCCAACAATATCAACCAACAATACGACAAAGTCTTGCTGTGCACAAAATCCTTCGACCTAAAGCATGCTTTTGAACAAGTAGCCAACCATATTACGACGGAGGCCAATATAGCGTGTTTGTGTAACGGCATCGGCGCACAAGCTGAGTTACAAAGCGTTCTACTGGATACCCAAACACTTTGGGCGGGAACCACCAGTGAAGGGGTAATAAAAATTGAAGCCAATCACATAAAACACACAGGGCTTGGTGATACCTATTTTGGCCCATGGCGCTCGACAGATACGCCACTGTCTTTTCCAATAGAAGACATGACAGTGAGCAACATACATCAAAGGATGATCGAAAAGCTGGCCGTCAACGCCGTCATCAACCCCATTACCGCTATTTTCAATATCCACAATGGCGACATTTTAAATGATGAATTTAAACCTCTAGTTCAAGCAACCCTATCAGAATTAGCCAGCGTATTTACGCACCCAAAATTCAGTCTTTCCCAACAAAGCCAACACTTAAGCGTCGATAATCTGAAGAATCGAGTGCATACCATAGCGCAACTGACACGCCTTAACCGCTCCTCAATGCACGAAGACATTCGATTACACCGCCAAACAGAAAACAGCTTCATCTCTGGCTTTTTACTCGACAACAGCCCAATAGACTTGCCGATTCAGCGGTTACTGTATGAAGGGATTGCATTCGCAGAACAACGAGAAGAAATCAAAAAAAAGCTGCTAAGCGTTACTTAG
- a CDS encoding MGMT family protein, translating to MTNQAMTQFKSQVLLILYELPAEQCITYGELAKQSGFPGYARQVGQLMKSLPKETTLPWHRVVNAQRKISFAENTEAYIRQKNALEEEGWLIIGNKLVTCNELS from the coding sequence ATGACTAATCAAGCAATGACACAGTTTAAATCTCAAGTCCTGCTTATTTTGTATGAATTACCCGCTGAACAATGTATTACCTATGGTGAGTTAGCTAAACAGTCAGGCTTTCCGGGTTACGCAAGACAAGTTGGGCAATTAATGAAGTCTCTGCCAAAAGAAACAACGCTACCTTGGCATCGTGTTGTGAACGCGCAACGTAAGATTAGCTTTGCAGAAAATACGGAGGCGTACATAAGACAAAAAAACGCATTAGAAGAGGAAGGCTGGCTCATCATAGGCAACAAACTAGTCACCTGCAATGAGCTCAGTTAA
- a CDS encoding DUF1415 domain-containing protein: MLLSDELVAAQTMKWVNEFIVALNVCPFAKREVEKDSVRCVVLRSKKIEVALEELMVEVQWLDEHPETETTLLIFPTLFKDFHRYLDFVDMAEEMMFEQECEGVYQLATFHPDYCFSGAESDEVSNYTNRSPYPMLHLLREASVDKAVEFYGDTTTIPEQNVDKMDALGRAKLDAIFAHCMKIDVGGA; the protein is encoded by the coding sequence ATGTTGTTATCGGATGAATTGGTTGCTGCCCAAACGATGAAGTGGGTAAATGAGTTTATAGTTGCGTTAAATGTGTGCCCTTTTGCCAAGCGTGAAGTGGAAAAAGACAGCGTGCGTTGTGTGGTGTTGCGTTCGAAAAAGATCGAAGTCGCACTTGAGGAATTGATGGTAGAAGTGCAGTGGTTGGATGAGCATCCAGAAACCGAAACCACTTTGCTGATTTTTCCTACGTTGTTTAAAGACTTTCACCGGTATTTAGACTTTGTAGACATGGCGGAAGAGATGATGTTTGAGCAAGAGTGTGAAGGCGTGTATCAACTCGCGACTTTTCATCCTGACTATTGTTTTTCAGGCGCCGAGTCAGATGAGGTATCGAATTACACCAATCGATCGCCCTATCCAATGTTGCATCTTCTAAGGGAAGCCAGTGTGGATAAGGCCGTTGAGTTTTATGGTGATACCACTACGATTCCTGAGCAGAATGTTGATAAGATGGACGCTCTTGGGCGCGCTAAACTGGATGCTATTTTTGCCCATTGTATGAAAATAGACGTTGGCGGGGCATGA
- a CDS encoding S1 RNA-binding domain-containing protein translates to MATQIGRLNTLRVVKEKDFGVYLDAGDLGEILLPKRYVPKGLVVDQDVEVFVYLDSDDKLIATTDFPKAQVGEFAGLTAIEVNQVGAFFDWGLPKDLLVPFSQQKNRVEEGETHLLFIYLDNITNRIVATTRIDALLNREEAPYRVGDKVSIIIGDKTNIGFKCVIDDRFWGVLFFEDAFRQLRKGEKTVGFIKQMREDGKIDLSLQEVGYKKVRNILDDILQYLDEKGGESPLTDKASPEAIYAVFKVSKATYKKALGALYKEKKISLTKEKISKL, encoded by the coding sequence ATGGCTACTCAAATTGGACGCTTAAATACATTAAGAGTCGTTAAAGAAAAAGATTTTGGCGTGTACTTGGATGCAGGTGATTTAGGCGAAATTCTATTGCCGAAACGTTACGTGCCGAAGGGCTTGGTCGTGGATCAAGACGTTGAAGTATTTGTTTACTTGGATTCAGACGATAAGCTGATCGCAACCACCGACTTTCCTAAAGCGCAAGTTGGTGAGTTTGCCGGTTTGACGGCCATAGAGGTTAATCAGGTCGGTGCTTTTTTTGATTGGGGATTGCCGAAAGATTTATTGGTGCCTTTTAGTCAACAAAAGAACCGAGTTGAAGAGGGTGAGACGCATCTTCTGTTTATTTATTTAGACAATATCACCAATAGGATTGTGGCTACTACACGTATTGATGCGTTGTTGAATCGTGAAGAAGCACCGTACCGAGTGGGCGATAAAGTGTCCATTATTATTGGTGATAAGACCAATATTGGTTTTAAATGCGTCATTGATGATCGCTTTTGGGGTGTGTTGTTTTTTGAAGATGCGTTTAGGCAGCTTCGTAAAGGCGAAAAAACCGTTGGTTTCATCAAGCAAATGCGTGAAGACGGTAAAATCGACCTGAGCTTGCAAGAAGTCGGCTATAAAAAAGTGCGCAACATATTAGATGATATTTTGCAGTACTTAGATGAAAAGGGCGGCGAGTCTCCTTTGACAGACAAGGCGTCTCCGGAAGCCATTTACGCGGTGTTTAAAGTGAGTAAGGCGACGTACAAAAAGGCATTGGGCGCTCTTTATAAAGAAAAGAAAATCTCACTTACAAAAGAGAAAATCAGTAAGCTATAA
- the groL gene encoding chaperonin GroEL (60 kDa chaperone family; promotes refolding of misfolded polypeptides especially under stressful conditions; forms two stacked rings of heptamers to form a barrel-shaped 14mer; ends can be capped by GroES; misfolded proteins enter the barrel where they are refolded when GroES binds) gives MSAKEVKFGDSARQQMLRGVNVLADAVKVTLGPKGRNVVIEKSFGSPLITKDGVTVAKEIELENKFENMGAQMVKEVASQANDVAGDGTTTATVLAQALITEGLKSVAAGRNPMDLKRGIDKAAAAVVKELALLSTPCADTRAVEQVGTISANSDASVGRIIAEAMERVGKEGVITVEEGSGFDDELAVVEGMQFDRGYLSPYFINNQETMSAELENPFILLVDKKITNIRELLPVLEGVAKASRPLLIIAEDVEGEALATLVVNSMRGIVKVAAAKAPGFGDRRKAMLEDIAVLSGATVISEEVGLSLETATLEQLGTAKRVTLTKESTTIVDGAGIAANITGRVEQIRAEIANSSSDYDKEKLQERVAKLAGGVAVIKIGAATEVAMKEKKARVDDALHATRAAVEEGVVAGGGVALVRALTKVVDLEGDNEDQNVGIALALRAMEAPMRQIVTNAGDEASVVVDKVKQGEGNFGYNAATGEYGDMLEMGILDPAKVTRSALQAAASVAGLMITTEAMIADMPKDDAGMPDMGGMGGMGGMGGMM, from the coding sequence ATGTCAGCGAAAGAAGTTAAATTTGGAGACAGCGCACGTCAGCAAATGCTACGTGGTGTTAATGTTCTTGCAGATGCAGTAAAAGTGACTTTGGGGCCAAAAGGCCGTAACGTTGTTATTGAGAAGTCTTTTGGTTCTCCTCTTATTACGAAAGATGGTGTTACCGTTGCCAAAGAAATCGAATTAGAGAATAAATTCGAAAACATGGGCGCTCAAATGGTGAAAGAAGTGGCGTCACAAGCTAACGATGTAGCAGGTGACGGTACAACAACCGCGACTGTTTTGGCTCAAGCCTTGATTACAGAAGGTTTGAAGTCTGTCGCTGCTGGTCGTAATCCGATGGATCTAAAACGTGGTATCGATAAAGCGGCGGCGGCGGTTGTGAAAGAGTTAGCTTTGCTTTCAACGCCTTGTGCCGACACACGTGCTGTTGAGCAAGTGGGTACTATTTCTGCAAACTCTGATGCTTCTGTTGGTCGTATTATCGCAGAAGCGATGGAACGTGTAGGTAAAGAAGGTGTTATCACAGTAGAAGAAGGCTCTGGTTTTGATGATGAGCTTGCTGTCGTAGAAGGCATGCAATTCGATCGTGGTTACTTATCTCCTTACTTTATCAATAACCAAGAAACCATGAGTGCAGAGCTTGAAAACCCGTTCATTCTTTTGGTTGATAAAAAGATTACTAATATTCGCGAATTGCTCCCAGTTTTGGAAGGTGTTGCTAAAGCGTCACGTCCTTTGTTGATCATTGCAGAAGATGTAGAAGGTGAAGCGCTAGCGACTTTAGTAGTAAACAGCATGCGCGGTATTGTTAAAGTTGCTGCGGCTAAAGCGCCAGGCTTTGGTGACCGTCGTAAAGCGATGTTGGAAGATATTGCGGTTCTTTCTGGTGCTACGGTTATTTCTGAAGAAGTAGGCTTGAGTCTAGAAACAGCTACTTTAGAGCAGTTAGGTACGGCTAAACGCGTTACTTTAACAAAAGAAAGTACGACGATCGTTGATGGTGCGGGTATTGCTGCAAACATTACGGGTCGTGTAGAACAGATTCGAGCTGAAATTGCCAATTCTTCATCCGACTACGATAAAGAGAAGCTGCAAGAGCGCGTTGCTAAATTGGCTGGCGGCGTTGCTGTGATCAAAATCGGTGCCGCGACTGAAGTAGCAATGAAAGAGAAAAAAGCTCGTGTGGACGATGCGCTGCATGCGACACGTGCTGCTGTAGAAGAGGGTGTGGTCGCTGGTGGCGGTGTTGCCTTGGTTCGCGCTTTGACCAAAGTAGTTGATCTTGAGGGTGATAATGAAGATCAAAACGTTGGTATCGCATTGGCTCTTCGTGCGATGGAAGCCCCTATGCGTCAGATCGTAACAAATGCTGGAGATGAAGCTTCTGTTGTGGTCGATAAAGTTAAGCAAGGTGAAGGTAACTTTGGTTACAACGCAGCGACTGGCGAATACGGTGATATGTTGGAAATGGGTATCCTAGATCCAGCAAAAGTGACTCGTTCTGCACTTCAGGCAGCGGCCTCTGTAGCGGGTCTTATGATCACCACAGAAGCGATGATTGCTGATATGCCTAAAGACGACGCTGGTATGCCAGATATGGGTGGTATGGGCGGAATGGGTGGTATGGGCGGAATGATGTAA
- the truA gene encoding tRNA pseudouridine(38-40) synthase TruA, translating into MTSKVVLIVEYNGSEYKGWQSQKYGVPSVQENLEKALEVIADHPVKVICAGRTDSGVHASAQVVHFETDVMRHERAWTLGVNTYLPADISVLAASYVADDFHARFSAISRRYRYVIYSSPLRPAILASGVTWIYKLLDVELMKAAAKCFVGKHDFSSFRAVGCQANTPIRTVLHFDVQQLGQYIVLDVRANAFLHHMIRNFAGVLMSIGAGEEPVSWAKAVLEAKDRTKGGITAPPTGLYFVDAQYPESFNVPVRRLGPHFLPYVEEPFHELQS; encoded by the coding sequence GTGACTAGTAAAGTAGTATTAATTGTTGAGTATAACGGTTCTGAGTACAAAGGTTGGCAGTCTCAAAAATATGGCGTCCCTAGTGTTCAAGAAAATTTAGAAAAAGCATTAGAAGTGATTGCAGATCATCCTGTTAAGGTGATTTGCGCTGGTCGTACCGATTCCGGGGTCCATGCCAGTGCTCAAGTGGTGCACTTTGAAACTGATGTAATGCGTCACGAAAGAGCGTGGACGTTAGGTGTTAATACTTATTTGCCTGCTGATATTAGTGTATTAGCGGCAAGTTATGTTGCAGATGACTTCCATGCTCGTTTCAGTGCAATAAGTCGCCGATATCGATATGTGATTTATTCCTCTCCTTTGCGCCCTGCTATCTTGGCAAGTGGTGTTACTTGGATTTACAAGCTCTTAGATGTTGAGCTCATGAAAGCTGCCGCTAAATGTTTTGTTGGAAAACATGATTTTTCATCATTTCGTGCTGTTGGGTGTCAGGCTAACACCCCCATTCGAACTGTTTTACATTTTGATGTGCAGCAGTTGGGTCAATATATCGTTTTAGATGTTAGAGCGAATGCTTTTTTGCATCATATGATACGTAATTTTGCCGGTGTTTTAATGAGTATTGGGGCGGGCGAAGAGCCTGTCAGCTGGGCTAAAGCCGTGTTAGAAGCAAAAGATAGGACAAAAGGTGGCATAACGGCACCGCCAACGGGTCTCTATTTTGTTGATGCTCAGTATCCCGAATCATTTAATGTCCCCGTGCGTCGCTTAGGACCTCATTTTTTACCTTACGTTGAAGAGCCATTCCATGAGTTGCAAAGTTAA
- a CDS encoding co-chaperone GroES, which translates to MNIRPLHDRVVVRRKEEETTTASGIVLPGSATEKPTQGEVLAVGTGRIQSNGDVQALAVNVGDKVLFGQYSGQTVKINGEELLIMKEEEIYGVVEA; encoded by the coding sequence ATGAATATTCGTCCTCTGCACGATCGTGTCGTTGTTCGCCGTAAAGAAGAAGAGACAACGACCGCTTCTGGTATCGTACTGCCTGGATCTGCTACTGAAAAGCCTACACAAGGTGAAGTTCTAGCGGTGGGTACGGGTCGTATTCAGTCTAACGGTGATGTACAAGCATTGGCCGTTAACGTTGGTGACAAGGTTTTGTTTGGTCAATACTCTGGCCAGACCGTTAAAATCAACGGTGAAGAATTGCTTATTATGAAAGAAGAAGAAATCTACGGTGTTGTTGAAGCCTAG
- a CDS encoding FxsA family protein: protein MRFALLLFILVPIIELTVLIQVGSKIGSLTTIGLVFLTAIVGVTLIRKQGLETSLKAQEKMRRGELPASEVAEGIMLIFAGLCLLIPGFVTDALGALLLVPPLRKLFAAGLIVKFVSAMMSRGTQWRGRTHHSSRQEGDVIEGEYVNDDNDLIDKK from the coding sequence ATGAGGTTTGCTCTTTTATTATTTATTTTAGTGCCGATTATTGAGCTGACGGTACTGATACAAGTTGGCAGTAAAATAGGCAGCCTAACCACGATTGGATTGGTTTTTTTAACCGCTATTGTTGGTGTTACGCTGATCCGCAAGCAAGGCTTGGAAACCTCACTTAAAGCGCAAGAAAAAATGCGTCGTGGTGAGCTGCCTGCATCAGAAGTGGCCGAAGGGATTATGTTGATTTTTGCGGGATTGTGCTTGTTAATTCCTGGCTTTGTGACGGATGCTCTTGGGGCGTTGCTACTGGTTCCGCCATTAAGAAAGTTATTTGCAGCCGGCCTGATTGTGAAGTTTGTTAGCGCCATGATGTCCCGTGGTACGCAGTGGCGTGGTCGCACTCATCATTCATCGAGACAAGAGGGTGATGTTATCGAAGGCGAGTATGTCAATGACGATAATGACCTAATTGATAAAAAGTAA
- the accD gene encoding acetyl-CoA carboxylase, carboxyltransferase subunit beta has protein sequence MSSWLDKFVPSLVRSESKRNASGSVPEGLWKKCPKCENVLYRPELEKNLDVCPKCNHHLRVGARRRLDIFLDKEDRIEIGAHLEPEDKLKFKDSKRYKDRLADAQKATGEKDALIAMQGALNGMPVVAVAFEFSFLGGSMGAIVGERFIQAVNVCLEKRIPLVCFSASGGARMQEALISLMQMAKTSAGLERMKQEGIPYISVMTDPVFGGVSASLAMLGDLNVAEPNALIGFAGPRVIEQTVREKLPEGFQRSEFLLDKGALDMIIKREEMRDRLFNILSLLTHHKVA, from the coding sequence ATGAGTAGCTGGTTAGATAAATTTGTCCCATCCCTAGTCCGCAGTGAATCTAAGCGTAACGCCTCTGGTTCAGTGCCAGAAGGGCTTTGGAAGAAATGCCCTAAATGTGAAAACGTTCTTTATCGTCCAGAGTTAGAGAAAAATTTAGATGTTTGTCCTAAATGTAATCACCATTTAAGAGTAGGCGCTCGTCGTCGTTTGGATATTTTCTTAGATAAAGAAGATCGTATTGAGATCGGTGCACACTTAGAGCCCGAGGATAAATTGAAATTTAAAGACTCAAAACGCTATAAGGATCGTCTTGCCGATGCGCAAAAAGCCACGGGCGAAAAAGATGCCCTTATCGCAATGCAAGGTGCATTAAATGGAATGCCTGTCGTGGCAGTGGCGTTTGAATTTAGCTTTCTAGGCGGTTCAATGGGGGCCATAGTGGGTGAACGTTTCATTCAGGCGGTCAATGTCTGTTTAGAAAAACGTATCCCTCTTGTGTGCTTTTCTGCCAGCGGCGGTGCTCGTATGCAAGAAGCGTTGATCTCCTTAATGCAAATGGCGAAAACAAGTGCAGGTCTTGAGCGAATGAAGCAAGAAGGCATTCCTTATATATCCGTTATGACAGATCCTGTTTTTGGTGGAGTGTCAGCTTCTTTGGCGATGCTGGGCGATTTAAATGTGGCTGAGCCTAACGCATTAATCGGCTTTGCTGGCCCGCGTGTCATTGAGCAAACCGTTCGTGAAAAATTGCCTGAAGGTTTCCAGCGAAGCGAGTTTTTACTGGATAAGGGCGCTTTGGATATGATTATCAAGCGTGAAGAAATGCGTGATCGTCTGTTTAATATTCTTTCTCTGCTTACTCATCACAAGGTGGCATGA
- a CDS encoding FimV/HubP family polar landmark protein has translation MLRKTLVSIAVSTALYVSSSYALELGELTSQSNLNEPYRGKIELSDVGVLTSNDILIRLGSESEFRQAGFMPTRVLSQLKFDVVRENTSLIVAIASDQPLLVDELRFILAARWPSGQVVREYKAPLNQSALVSKSQSEVVQSSSLAPTQSTAINESVFAQSRMSAQGMPIKGRQSVVKGNTLWSVAGQNKPANQLTIYQTMMAIQALNREAFYSDNINLLKEGAVLRLPTQEQVSLFNEAISKAEFQRQHDAWMALKSSRQGAGVDQAQLNTQAKSKSASNTPNDNGDKLTLASGQSLLPEDSASSNVGESEGSMSALQSELSASKEMLDKEQREKNELSSQLGELNKQLETLEQLISLKDKQMAELQQQFTSAQQSLQEQKNTVDQLLEADQIRREKEQAEADSLTNQIFGNPIIVSIGAVIILMLGFLIGLVMRRGGKKQEAQDSPKKDEFDLSAAAPIAALAATDALSAESEEQNQEEDPFAFDFDAPENGDFDAFGSLDEDVSSSEESVKAEALSSDALNGIDSTVDDDVEDIFASFSDAEAEDDGDELDVELGEEDELEAFVEEDIPTMAPDTYLADDLAVGDDADSEEASFVSSLLNDVEQDDVDESSVFKGSPSDSLANSIEESLAEAQQEDLLETPAFGEAEAAQDEVESDEEEEFDFFDASGDEVATKLDLARAYMDMGDEEGARVILDDVVGSGNEQQIAEAKSMMERMFPSD, from the coding sequence ATGCTCAGAAAAACCCTCGTCAGTATTGCTGTGTCAACTGCATTGTATGTGTCCAGCAGTTACGCCTTGGAGTTGGGTGAGCTGACTTCCCAATCAAATTTGAATGAGCCCTATCGTGGAAAGATAGAATTATCTGATGTTGGAGTATTAACCAGTAATGATATTTTGATACGACTTGGCAGTGAAAGTGAGTTTCGCCAGGCAGGTTTTATGCCGACAAGAGTGTTGTCTCAATTAAAGTTTGATGTGGTTCGTGAAAATACCTCGCTTATTGTGGCCATCGCTTCAGATCAGCCTCTGTTAGTGGATGAACTGCGTTTCATTTTAGCGGCGCGTTGGCCAAGTGGTCAGGTTGTGCGTGAGTATAAAGCCCCATTAAATCAGTCCGCTTTAGTCTCCAAATCTCAAAGTGAAGTAGTTCAATCTTCGTCTTTGGCGCCCACTCAGTCTACAGCTATCAATGAATCTGTTTTTGCTCAATCTAGGATGTCAGCACAGGGTATGCCAATTAAAGGGCGACAAAGTGTCGTCAAGGGTAATACGTTGTGGTCTGTGGCTGGGCAAAATAAACCGGCTAATCAATTAACTATTTACCAAACGATGATGGCGATTCAAGCCTTAAACAGAGAGGCTTTTTACTCAGATAATATTAATTTATTGAAAGAAGGGGCTGTTTTACGTTTGCCTACGCAGGAGCAGGTGTCATTGTTTAATGAGGCCATCTCCAAAGCAGAATTTCAACGTCAGCATGATGCATGGATGGCGCTAAAAAGTAGCCGGCAAGGGGCGGGTGTTGATCAGGCGCAATTAAATACTCAAGCTAAGTCCAAGTCTGCTTCTAATACGCCAAATGATAATGGCGATAAGCTGACCCTGGCTTCAGGGCAGAGTCTGTTGCCTGAAGATTCGGCCAGTTCCAATGTTGGAGAAAGTGAAGGGTCGATGAGCGCACTGCAAAGTGAATTGTCTGCATCAAAAGAAATGTTAGACAAGGAGCAGCGTGAAAAAAATGAGTTGTCTAGTCAATTGGGTGAGCTTAATAAGCAGCTGGAAACATTAGAGCAACTCATTAGTTTAAAAGATAAGCAGATGGCGGAGCTGCAGCAGCAGTTCACTAGTGCTCAGCAGTCACTTCAAGAGCAAAAGAATACCGTTGATCAGTTACTTGAAGCTGACCAGATTCGTCGTGAAAAAGAACAGGCCGAAGCAGATTCATTAACTAATCAAATATTTGGTAACCCAATTATTGTGTCAATTGGCGCGGTTATTATTTTAATGCTGGGCTTTTTAATCGGTTTAGTGATGCGTCGTGGTGGTAAAAAACAAGAGGCACAAGATTCGCCAAAAAAGGATGAATTTGATCTTTCAGCGGCGGCTCCTATCGCGGCTTTAGCGGCAACTGATGCTTTGTCCGCCGAATCGGAAGAGCAAAATCAGGAAGAGGACCCATTTGCGTTTGATTTTGATGCCCCTGAAAATGGCGATTTTGATGCTTTTGGTTCTCTTGATGAGGATGTTTCTTCGTCGGAAGAGTCGGTAAAAGCAGAAGCCTTGTCCTCAGATGCTTTGAATGGCATTGACAGTACTGTAGATGACGATGTTGAAGATATTTTTGCTTCATTTAGCGATGCAGAGGCGGAAGATGATGGTGATGAGTTAGATGTTGAGCTAGGCGAAGAGGATGAGCTTGAGGCTTTCGTCGAGGAGGACATTCCAACTATGGCCCCCGATACATATCTTGCCGATGATTTAGCGGTCGGTGACGATGCAGACAGTGAAGAAGCGTCTTTTGTTTCAAGTTTATTAAATGATGTTGAACAAGACGATGTTGATGAGTCATCCGTTTTTAAAGGCTCGCCATCAGACTCTCTTGCAAATTCTATAGAAGAGTCGTTAGCAGAAGCACAACAAGAGGACCTATTAGAAACGCCGGCTTTTGGTGAGGCTGAGGCGGCACAAGATGAAGTAGAAAGTGATGAAGAAGAAGAGTTTGATTTCTTTGATGCTAGCGGTGATGAGGTCGCAACTAAGCTTGATTTAGCCAGAGCTTACATGGACATGGGGGACGAGGAAGGCGCGAGAGTTATTCTTGACGACGTTGTAGGGTCTGGTAATGAGCAGCAAATCGCTGAAGCGAAAAGTATGATGGAGCGCATGTTCCCAAGTGACTAG
- a CDS encoding YajQ family cyclic di-GMP-binding protein produces MPSFDVVSELDWHEVSNAVDQANREITTRYDFKGVKAHYEIKDKTNVVMEAEAEPQLVQMSDILNQKLVARGIDLKSLQKEDVIKGNMRASQAVKMKEGLETDEAKKIVKMIKDSKAKVQAQIQGDQLRVTGKKRDDLQQVMALLRGADLAQPVQFTNFRD; encoded by the coding sequence ATGCCATCATTTGACGTAGTATCTGAGCTAGACTGGCATGAAGTCAGTAATGCTGTGGATCAAGCCAACCGAGAAATCACCACCCGCTATGATTTTAAAGGCGTAAAAGCGCACTATGAAATCAAAGACAAAACCAACGTGGTGATGGAGGCGGAAGCGGAACCACAACTGGTGCAGATGTCTGATATTTTGAATCAAAAGCTGGTTGCTCGCGGTATCGATCTGAAAAGTTTGCAAAAAGAAGATGTGATTAAAGGCAACATGCGTGCATCGCAAGCAGTAAAAATGAAAGAAGGCCTAGAAACGGACGAAGCAAAGAAAATTGTCAAAATGATCAAAGACAGCAAAGCCAAAGTGCAAGCTCAAATACAAGGCGACCAGTTGCGTGTTACGGGTAAAAAGCGCGATGATTTGCAACAAGTGATGGCTCTGTTGCGCGGGGCTGATTTAGCTCAGCCAGTACAGTTTACGAACTTTAGGGATTAA